From the Flavimarina sp. Hel_I_48 genome, one window contains:
- a CDS encoding acyltransferase family protein, with the protein MNVHDQPPVVQRYFALDVLRGMTIALMILVNTPGSWASIYAPFEHSAWHGFTLTDLVFPTFLFVIGNAASFSLKKYKNRSNSAFLSKVFKRTGLIFLIGFLLNAFPFIYRAHDGLHFIDFTEVRIMRIMGVLQRIALCYGIASLLLHYLSLKKAMSVSVLILLGYWALLWFFGDHPAPYSLENNAALKLDFFLFPSENLYQGYGIAFDPEGILSTLPAVVNVIAGYAAGIFIQKWGNTRKTIINLAISGVFLLITALLWDIFFPINKPIWTSSYVLFSTGWDLVILAALIYILEIAKQKSWTYFFEAFGRNPLFIYIMSGVVITLMGLLQIGGQSLSGLVYENLFLSWLTPYNASLAFAVSYVLLMWLLGYILDKNKIYIKV; encoded by the coding sequence ATGAATGTACATGATCAACCACCTGTAGTACAACGCTATTTTGCGCTCGATGTACTACGCGGGATGACTATTGCGCTTATGATTCTGGTAAACACCCCCGGAAGTTGGGCAAGCATTTACGCCCCTTTTGAACATTCGGCCTGGCATGGCTTTACCCTTACAGATCTGGTCTTTCCTACTTTCTTATTTGTGATAGGAAACGCAGCGAGTTTTAGTCTTAAAAAGTATAAAAACCGTTCAAATAGTGCATTTTTAAGCAAGGTTTTTAAGCGTACAGGACTAATATTTCTTATTGGTTTTTTGCTCAATGCGTTTCCATTTATTTACCGTGCCCATGATGGCCTTCATTTTATAGATTTTACGGAAGTCCGTATTATGCGTATTATGGGTGTTTTGCAGCGCATCGCACTTTGTTATGGTATTGCTTCTTTGCTGTTGCATTATTTGAGTTTAAAAAAAGCAATGAGCGTTAGTGTACTTATACTGCTGGGCTACTGGGCGCTGCTCTGGTTTTTTGGAGATCATCCCGCACCTTATAGTTTAGAGAATAACGCAGCGTTAAAACTGGACTTTTTTTTATTTCCCTCAGAAAATCTTTACCAGGGTTACGGGATTGCTTTTGATCCTGAAGGAATTTTGAGTACGCTTCCCGCAGTGGTAAATGTGATCGCCGGTTACGCAGCGGGAATTTTTATTCAGAAGTGGGGAAATACCCGAAAAACGATCATAAATCTTGCGATTTCAGGTGTTTTTTTGTTAATAACTGCCCTATTATGGGATATTTTCTTCCCCATCAACAAGCCCATTTGGACCAGCTCCTATGTTCTTTTCAGTACGGGTTGGGATTTGGTAATCCTGGCTGCCCTTATCTACATTCTGGAAATTGCGAAGCAAAAAAGCTGGACTTATTTTTTTGAAGCATTTGGGAGAAACCCTTTGTTTATCTACATAATGTCTGGTGTGGTGATCACACTTATGGGGTTACTGCAAATTGGAGGGCAATCACTTAGTGGACTGGTTTATGAAAATCTTTTTTTAAGTTGGCTGACTCCATATAACGCTTCCCTGGCCTTTGCGGTAAGCTATGTGCTGTTGATGTGGCTGCTGGGGTATATACTTGATAAAAATAAAATTTATATAAAAGTATGA
- a CDS encoding ROK family protein, with translation MTASLNDFLLNEQQVLEIGNVDRKKYLQKLRIIKHLFLNGDTSNAGICSRFSLSLPTSMGLINQLLSEGMIAKKGQGKSEGGRKPDLYGLVDDSFFVLSIHIGRYGLKLALIDNNHRLIAENSLSLDISKAFDIVDILHENSLELLKNANLDLKQIMGVGISMPGLVSTHEGKNFTYYLKEQEPESLREKLARKFDKSIVILNDAKSACLAEYRFGQAKDRNNALVISMDWGIGLGIIMGGKIQDGASGFSGEFGHIPFTDDGLLCHCGKRGCLETEASGLALVRKTKEGLQKGQISTLSDLSEKDFDKMDPTMVIDAANKGDQFAINMLSQLGIDLGKGIAVLIQLFNPEIIVLEGKIAEAKQFITTPIQQSMNTYCMIQLKEKTTIALSELGPNTNLYGATIAAVDAVFKTQMELLKNQIN, from the coding sequence ATGACGGCATCCTTAAACGACTTCTTATTAAATGAACAGCAGGTGCTGGAAATTGGTAATGTAGATCGTAAAAAATATCTTCAGAAATTAAGGATAATAAAACACTTGTTTTTAAACGGCGATACGTCCAATGCAGGGATTTGCAGTAGATTTTCCTTAAGCCTTCCAACATCTATGGGGCTGATCAACCAACTTTTATCTGAGGGTATGATCGCAAAAAAAGGACAGGGCAAATCTGAGGGTGGCCGCAAGCCTGACCTCTACGGCTTAGTTGATGATTCGTTTTTTGTCCTCAGCATTCATATTGGTCGGTACGGTTTAAAACTGGCTCTTATTGACAATAACCACAGACTTATAGCTGAAAATTCGCTCTCCCTGGATATTTCAAAAGCTTTTGATATTGTTGATATATTGCATGAAAACAGCCTGGAACTTCTCAAAAATGCGAACCTTGATTTAAAACAGATCATGGGAGTGGGCATAAGTATGCCCGGACTTGTTTCTACTCATGAAGGGAAGAATTTTACCTATTACCTAAAGGAACAGGAACCGGAATCCCTTCGGGAAAAACTGGCCCGTAAATTTGATAAATCCATCGTTATCCTCAACGATGCAAAAAGTGCCTGTCTTGCGGAATATCGTTTTGGCCAGGCAAAAGATAGAAATAACGCACTTGTCATATCCATGGATTGGGGCATAGGACTGGGCATTATCATGGGAGGAAAAATTCAGGATGGTGCTTCGGGTTTTTCGGGCGAATTTGGTCATATTCCCTTCACTGATGACGGTTTGTTATGTCATTGCGGCAAACGTGGCTGTCTGGAAACAGAAGCTTCAGGCCTGGCGCTGGTTCGCAAAACCAAAGAAGGCCTGCAAAAAGGTCAGATCTCAACATTAAGTGACCTTTCCGAAAAAGATTTCGATAAAATGGATCCTACCATGGTGATAGATGCCGCAAACAAAGGGGATCAATTTGCCATTAACATGCTCTCGCAACTGGGTATAGACCTGGGCAAAGGTATTGCGGTTCTTATTCAGTTATTCAATCCAGAGATTATTGTTTTAGAAGGTAAAATCGCCGAAGCCAAACAATTTATCACCACGCCCATTCAACAATCGATGAATACGTATTGTATGATACAGCTCAAGGAAAAGACAACTATCGCACTGTCTGAACTTGGCCCAAACACAAACCTCTATGGAGCTACTATTGCAGCCGTGGATGCGGTTTTCAAAACGCAAATGGAACTCTTGAAAAATCAAATAAACTAA
- the nagB gene encoding glucosamine-6-phosphate deaminase, which yields MARLNFLEETRFEKLPVRVYENEDTASKKVAARIAAIIRQKQDRHEHAVLGLATGATPVDVYNELVRLHKEEGLSFKNVVTFNLDEYYPMQPDAKQSYVRFMDENLFDHIDIKRENIHVPDGTLDKADITNYCLAYEQKISAIGGLDLQVLGIGRTGHIGFNEPGSAPNSGTRLVTLDDLTRRDASRDFGGKENVPTKAITMGIGTIFKAREIILMAWSKKKAPIVKKAVEGEISASVPATYLQLSDNVEFILDADAASELTRFKMPWLVKDCVWEESLIKRAVIWLSNSLNKPILKLTEEDYNAHGMAQLATEKGPVYDININVFNLLQHSITGWPGGKPNADDSQRPERAKPAIKRSLIFSPHPDDDVISMGGTFIRLVDQGHDVHVAYQTSGNTAVWDTDVLRYMEFAIDFKKSVDEDTQKLTEIYENMRTFIKEKQPNDIDLKEIQEVKGFIRKSEAIAGARYAGLKDKNIHFMALPFYETGKKVKSPVTEKDVELTINLLQEIKPQQIFAAGDFADPHGTHITCFNIILEAMNQLRKTESWTKDCWLWMYRGAWQEFEQHEIEMAVPLSPQEVEQKKHAIFQHQSQKDRPVFPGDDEREFWVRAQERNKETAVNYNKLGLAEYEAMEAFVRWKFDEDTNE from the coding sequence ATGGCTCGATTAAACTTTTTAGAAGAAACCAGATTTGAAAAATTACCCGTTCGCGTGTATGAAAACGAAGACACCGCCTCAAAAAAAGTGGCAGCGCGTATTGCAGCGATTATTCGGCAGAAACAGGACAGGCATGAACATGCGGTGCTGGGACTTGCGACGGGAGCCACACCGGTAGATGTCTATAATGAGTTGGTACGCTTGCACAAAGAAGAAGGCCTGAGTTTTAAAAACGTGGTTACCTTTAACCTGGATGAATATTATCCTATGCAACCCGATGCAAAGCAGAGCTACGTTAGGTTTATGGATGAAAACCTATTTGATCATATAGATATAAAAAGAGAAAATATCCATGTGCCAGATGGTACACTCGACAAGGCGGATATAACTAATTATTGTTTGGCCTACGAACAGAAAATCTCTGCAATAGGTGGCCTCGACCTTCAGGTATTAGGTATAGGTAGAACGGGACATATTGGTTTTAACGAACCAGGATCTGCACCTAATTCCGGTACGCGCCTAGTCACCTTAGACGACCTGACACGTCGTGATGCATCCCGTGATTTTGGCGGAAAGGAAAATGTGCCTACCAAAGCGATCACCATGGGAATTGGTACCATATTCAAGGCGCGTGAGATCATATTAATGGCGTGGAGCAAGAAAAAAGCGCCCATTGTCAAAAAAGCGGTGGAAGGAGAAATCTCAGCGAGCGTACCAGCAACATACCTCCAACTTTCTGATAATGTAGAATTTATACTTGATGCGGATGCCGCTTCTGAATTGACCCGTTTTAAAATGCCCTGGCTGGTTAAAGATTGTGTTTGGGAAGAATCCCTTATCAAACGTGCGGTTATCTGGCTTTCAAACAGCTTGAACAAGCCTATTCTTAAACTTACGGAAGAAGATTACAATGCGCACGGCATGGCACAGCTCGCCACCGAAAAAGGTCCGGTTTATGACATTAATATTAATGTTTTTAACCTTTTACAACACAGTATCACAGGATGGCCCGGCGGGAAACCAAACGCTGACGATTCCCAGCGACCAGAACGTGCAAAACCTGCCATAAAACGTTCCCTGATTTTTAGTCCGCATCCTGATGATGATGTAATTTCAATGGGAGGAACTTTTATCCGTCTTGTTGATCAGGGCCATGATGTTCACGTGGCCTATCAAACGTCTGGAAATACGGCAGTCTGGGACACAGATGTGCTGCGGTATATGGAGTTTGCCATAGATTTTAAAAAGAGTGTAGATGAAGACACGCAGAAGCTCACGGAGATCTATGAGAACATGCGCACGTTCATCAAAGAAAAACAGCCCAATGATATTGACCTCAAGGAAATTCAGGAGGTAAAAGGTTTTATCAGAAAATCTGAAGCCATTGCAGGCGCGCGCTATGCTGGTCTAAAAGACAAAAATATCCACTTTATGGCGCTTCCGTTTTATGAAACGGGAAAAAAAGTAAAGAGCCCGGTTACCGAAAAAGATGTGGAACTTACCATTAACCTTCTTCAGGAAATTAAACCCCAGCAGATTTTTGCAGCAGGTGATTTTGCTGATCCACATGGTACGCACATCACGTGTTTCAATATAATCCTGGAAGCCATGAACCAACTGAGAAAAACAGAATCCTGGACTAAAGATTGCTGGTTGTGGATGTACCGCGGTGCATGGCAGGAGTTTGAGCAGCACGAGATAGAAATGGCCGTGCCCCTTTCCCCACAAGAGGTTGAACAGAAGAAGCACGCGATCTTTCAACATCAATCACAGAAAGACCGCCCTGTTTTCCCTGGCGATGACGAACGCGAATTCTGGGTACGTGCTCAGGAGCGCAACAAGGAAACAGCGGTGAATTATAACAAGCTTGGCCTTGCAGAATACGAAGCTATGGAAGCTTTTGTACGCTGGAAGTTTGACGAGGATACAAACGAATAA
- a CDS encoding N-acetylmuramoyl-L-alanine amidase, giving the protein MMNATTGLKIGSKALLMGVFCCLLTACGNPYSKTNRLYKKQARRYAQQLRPLPTNNSLDTSLTYGEYVVGTTNFNLRKPDYLVIHHTAQDSLQETLRTFTLPHKEVSAHYVISDAGKIYHMLNDYYRAWHGGVGQWGNNTDLNSSSIGIELDNDGFEVFSDAQIKSLLALLKDLKVKYKIPAMNFIGHSDIAPSRKVDPNANFPWEKLADEGYGLWYDKDAVDSLQMPPAPLNKSAQQLVDTFPLDMPLTKITFLDRLVFPDVLPADFNYMEALKIVGYDISEPLAAIQGFELHFIQENINGVLDHYDLKVLYNLYKKYL; this is encoded by the coding sequence ATGATGAATGCCACAACTGGTTTAAAAATTGGCTCAAAAGCCTTACTAATGGGTGTTTTTTGCTGTTTATTGACCGCTTGTGGCAATCCTTACAGTAAAACTAACCGCTTATATAAAAAACAGGCCAGGCGCTACGCGCAACAGTTGCGACCGTTACCCACTAACAACTCCCTGGACACCAGTCTTACCTACGGGGAATATGTGGTGGGTACAACTAATTTTAATCTTAGAAAGCCAGATTATTTGGTCATTCACCATACCGCACAAGATTCCCTGCAGGAAACATTGCGCACGTTTACTCTGCCACATAAAGAGGTAAGTGCGCATTATGTGATAAGCGATGCTGGGAAAATCTACCACATGCTCAATGATTACTATCGTGCCTGGCATGGTGGCGTAGGGCAATGGGGCAACAACACAGACCTCAACTCCTCATCCATAGGGATTGAACTTGACAATGATGGTTTTGAGGTTTTTTCTGATGCTCAGATCAAAAGTTTACTGGCATTGTTGAAGGATCTAAAAGTAAAATACAAGATTCCTGCCATGAACTTTATAGGCCACTCTGACATTGCGCCTTCGCGGAAAGTTGATCCCAATGCAAATTTTCCGTGGGAAAAACTGGCTGACGAGGGCTATGGCTTATGGTATGACAAAGACGCTGTGGATAGTTTGCAAATGCCTCCAGCGCCTCTAAACAAAAGCGCCCAACAGTTAGTAGACACATTTCCGCTGGATATGCCCCTGACGAAAATAACTTTTCTGGATAGGCTGGTTTTTCCGGATGTCCTTCCGGCAGATTTTAATTATATGGAAGCCCTCAAAATTGTTGGCTACGATATTTCAGAACCACTCGCTGCCATACAGGGATTTGAACTTCATTTTATTCAGGAAAATATTAATGGCGTACTTGATCATTACGATCTCAAAGTACTTTATAATTTATACAAGAAGTATTTATAA
- a CDS encoding tetratricopeptide repeat protein, which yields MARPFLILLHFFAIVCAFGQNDQLARNYLQQGQYEKAAATYEILLKNQPGNPTYALGAVEAYQQLEAYDKASQLLLNALKTGRPLPHLQVELGYNYQLQQKEKKADSLYKQAIAEVQNNPTYAYTVGRTFEEHTLLDQAITTYKTAMNSEGNLLFEIQLARIYGEQGDIALMLSTYIDLIARDNKFYMSAQRNFAQFITENPENEANQIFKTLLIKRSQQEPNLLYNRLLSWLFIQQKEYGKAFAQERAIFKRTDDDMQGVINLASITLGADEPDATREILEFIIAETADTGIKLSAQQKLLEIRVNGAKPTDFPSIKADFEQLLTENGKTAQTLSLQVAYAHFLGFQMDNKAEAEDFLQETLKLPLSRFQEARAKMELADLLVLEEKFGSALLYYTQIQKKVENDVLAQEARFKVAKTSYYNGDFEWAQTQLKVLKSSATQLIANDAQELFLLIADNSLEDSTHTALKLFARADLLAFQNKTVQAMETYATILTDHKGESIEDEALLAQAKLYEKQQNFAEAEKNYLKIIAYYKEDILADDAYYKLAMLYENQLQQPEKAKQLYEQIIFNHADSIYYVDAQKRYRMLRGDILN from the coding sequence GTGGCACGTCCCTTTTTAATTTTACTGCATTTTTTTGCGATCGTTTGCGCTTTTGGTCAGAATGACCAACTCGCACGCAATTACCTGCAACAGGGACAGTATGAAAAGGCGGCCGCAACCTACGAGATCCTGCTCAAAAACCAGCCAGGCAATCCCACTTACGCACTGGGTGCCGTAGAAGCTTACCAGCAACTAGAAGCTTATGATAAAGCTTCTCAATTACTTTTAAACGCCCTCAAAACCGGCCGGCCCCTGCCCCATTTGCAGGTGGAACTAGGTTACAATTACCAGCTGCAGCAAAAAGAAAAAAAGGCAGACAGCCTTTACAAACAAGCCATTGCTGAGGTTCAAAACAATCCAACGTATGCATATACCGTGGGTCGTACCTTTGAAGAACACACGTTATTAGACCAGGCAATTACCACGTACAAAACCGCCATGAATAGCGAGGGGAACTTGCTTTTTGAGATACAATTGGCGCGCATTTATGGAGAACAAGGAGATATTGCACTCATGCTCAGCACCTATATTGACCTCATCGCGCGGGATAATAAATTTTACATGTCCGCGCAGCGTAATTTTGCTCAGTTCATCACAGAAAACCCTGAAAACGAAGCCAATCAGATTTTCAAAACATTGCTTATAAAACGCTCACAACAAGAGCCCAATCTGCTATACAACCGCTTGCTGAGTTGGCTATTCATACAACAAAAAGAATACGGGAAAGCTTTCGCCCAGGAAAGGGCAATATTTAAACGCACTGATGATGACATGCAGGGCGTGATCAACCTAGCGTCTATAACACTGGGCGCTGACGAGCCTGACGCGACAAGGGAAATCCTTGAATTTATTATTGCCGAAACTGCGGATACCGGGATAAAACTTTCGGCACAGCAAAAACTGTTGGAAATTCGTGTAAATGGGGCAAAACCTACCGATTTTCCTTCTATAAAAGCCGATTTTGAGCAATTATTGACAGAAAATGGCAAAACCGCACAGACCTTGAGTTTACAGGTTGCCTACGCGCATTTTCTGGGTTTTCAGATGGATAATAAAGCGGAAGCCGAAGATTTTTTACAGGAAACATTGAAGTTGCCACTTTCCCGATTTCAGGAAGCACGCGCAAAGATGGAACTTGCAGACTTATTAGTGCTGGAAGAAAAATTTGGTTCTGCCCTGCTTTACTATACCCAAATTCAGAAAAAAGTAGAAAACGATGTGCTCGCGCAAGAAGCACGTTTTAAGGTTGCCAAAACGAGTTATTACAATGGCGATTTTGAATGGGCTCAAACACAGCTCAAGGTTTTAAAAAGTTCGGCCACGCAGCTTATTGCTAACGATGCGCAAGAGCTTTTTCTCCTTATCGCAGATAATTCCCTTGAAGATTCTACCCATACGGCCCTTAAGCTTTTTGCCCGGGCAGACCTGCTCGCTTTTCAGAACAAAACAGTGCAAGCTATGGAGACCTATGCGACTATTTTAACAGATCACAAAGGGGAATCTATAGAAGACGAGGCGCTGCTGGCACAGGCAAAACTGTATGAGAAGCAGCAAAATTTCGCAGAAGCGGAAAAAAATTATCTGAAGATCATCGCTTATTACAAAGAAGATATACTTGCTGACGATGCCTATTACAAGTTGGCCATGTTGTATGAAAATCAACTGCAGCAACCCGAAAAAGCAAAGCAACTTTACGAACAGATCATTTTTAACCACGCAGACAGTATTTACTACGTAGATGCGCAAAAGCGCTACCGTATGCTGCGTGGCGATATTTTAAACTAA
- a CDS encoding DUF4286 family protein — protein MIIYNVTTNVEESIHDEWLQWMRDEHIPAVLASGKFSKAIMTRVLVEESMGGISYSTQYTTENKATLERYYSEDAPALRKDAERFAGKFVSFRTELEVITELHSE, from the coding sequence ATGATTATTTATAATGTTACCACAAATGTGGAAGAAAGTATACACGATGAATGGCTGCAATGGATGCGGGACGAACATATTCCCGCCGTACTTGCCTCCGGAAAATTCAGTAAAGCGATAATGACGCGCGTACTGGTAGAGGAATCTATGGGCGGCATCAGTTATTCTACCCAGTACACGACAGAAAACAAGGCAACGCTAGAGCGTTACTATAGCGAAGATGCACCTGCATTGCGCAAGGACGCTGAGCGTTTTGCGGGAAAATTTGTTTCCTTCCGCACAGAACTGGAAGTAATCACCGAACTGCACAGCGAATAA
- the rsmA gene encoding 16S rRNA (adenine(1518)-N(6)/adenine(1519)-N(6))-dimethyltransferase RsmA, which translates to MNKNKRFSVKNNAKSEKTGVRAKKHLGQHFLKDENVARDIGNTLTLKGYDRILEIGPGMGVLTKYLLERCKMVTAMELDSESVVYLNHSFPLEHPSLAERSNLEIIEADFLKFDLDPIFDGQPFAITGNFPYNISTQIVFKTLKYRDRIPEFTGMFQKEVAQRICEPSGSKTYGILSVLAQAFYHVEYLFSVSPQVFDPPPKVESGVIRLTRKEDHDKLGCDPDQLFKVVKMAFQQRRKTLRNSLKQLDLPEEIREQEIFNLRPEQLDVDQFVALTNLVINGKTN; encoded by the coding sequence ATGAATAAAAACAAGCGTTTTAGTGTCAAAAACAACGCGAAAAGTGAGAAAACGGGCGTACGTGCAAAAAAACACCTCGGCCAGCACTTTCTTAAGGATGAAAATGTGGCGCGCGATATAGGAAATACGCTCACTTTAAAAGGCTATGATCGCATTCTTGAAATAGGCCCCGGGATGGGCGTACTGACTAAATACCTCCTTGAACGTTGCAAAATGGTAACGGCCATGGAACTGGATTCTGAATCTGTGGTGTATCTCAACCATAGCTTTCCGCTAGAGCATCCCAGCCTTGCGGAGCGGTCAAATTTAGAAATCATTGAAGCAGATTTTTTGAAATTTGACCTTGACCCTATTTTTGATGGACAGCCTTTTGCAATAACCGGTAATTTCCCCTACAATATTTCGACGCAGATTGTTTTTAAAACCTTGAAATACCGTGACCGCATTCCAGAATTTACGGGCATGTTTCAAAAGGAAGTGGCGCAACGTATCTGTGAACCTTCAGGCAGCAAAACCTACGGAATTTTATCTGTCCTGGCGCAGGCTTTCTATCATGTGGAATATTTATTCAGCGTTTCACCACAGGTTTTTGATCCTCCGCCCAAAGTTGAAAGTGGTGTGATACGCTTAACGCGGAAAGAAGATCACGATAAGCTGGGCTGCGATCCTGACCAACTCTTTAAAGTGGTAAAAATGGCCTTCCAGCAGCGGCGCAAAACCTTGCGCAACAGTTTAAAACAACTTGACCTCCCAGAGGAAATTCGGGAACAGGAAATTTTCAACCTGCGCCCGGAACAACTTGATGTGGATCAGTTCGTCGCATTGACAAATCTCGTCATAAACGGCAAAACCAATTAA